In the genome of Miscanthus floridulus cultivar M001 unplaced genomic scaffold, ASM1932011v1 fs_453_2_3, whole genome shotgun sequence, one region contains:
- the LOC136531828 gene encoding LOB domain-containing protein CRL1-like: protein MNDFRALHLVFGVANLTKLIKPNASDAARRRAAETLTWEARWRERDPSDGCYREVSCLRRDNAVLRAENAALRRQLAAQQQLLLCWSSACSTTGGALLHSASAINGTRPCGGNGLLTAARPHHAPAAPAAMHTTLAYRGMPVCTTTTANGGGRRPAPDAAAIAVRGGGGQVDASRDNKSSAR, encoded by the coding sequence ATGAACGACTTCCGCGCGCTGCACCTCGTCTTCGGGGTGGCCAACCTCACCAAGCTCATCAAACCCAACGCCAGCgacgccgcccgccgccgcgccgccgaaACGCTCACCTGGGAGGCCCGGTGGCGGGAGCGCGACCCCTCGGACGGATGCTACCGCGAGGTCTCTTGCCTGCGCCGCGACAACGCCGTGCTGCGCGCCGAGAACGCCGCGCTGCGAAGGCAGCTGGCcgcgcagcagcagctgctgctctgTTGGTCGAGTGCCTGCAGCACTACTGGCGGTGCGCTCCTGCACAGCGCCAGCGCCATCAACGGCACGCGTCCGTGTGGGGGCAATGGGCTTTTGACGGCGGCGAGACCTCATCATGCACCGGCAGCTCCGGCGGCAATGCACACCACGTTGGCCTACCGTGGCATGCCGGTGTGTACTACGACAACGGCCAACGGTGGTGGCAGGAGGCCGGCACCGGATGCTGCGGCCATCGCCGTGAGAGGAGGAGGTGGTCAGGTCGACGCTTCTAGGGATAACAAGAGCAGCGCCAGGTGA